The following coding sequences are from one Shewanella eurypsychrophilus window:
- the malQ gene encoding 4-alpha-glucanotransferase: MGLDKLLYLQGVGAEFINCHGQDVTIPAEDRQGVLACMLDALGEIESTSEAKVDIERRVLQLDAKPWTQLLPGFQHTGVDKPHLHLYLPRCYQSSIWIRLLTETGQEIHAELLPETFEVIGDYHFEETTYLNYRVSLNALSSEFAIELGYHQIEVSLCDGSVTETGIILVAPAQAFQFASNGQLQSSNETNKQDARYFNPGENKRPWGISIQLYSLRSEEQWGIGDFGDLSTLIEVIALQGGDFIQLNPLHALNHLNAESISPYSPDDRRRLNPLYIDIASVDEYQHLETQRLAGVVNDRKKVLNRGNWLNYEQTIELKYHIFHQLYDEFCTHELMINSPRAQEFFHFVDSQGIDLDYFSAELASQSPKGTPRDSNFYCYLQFVAETQLEACQAKARALGMSIGLIRDLAVGASPDGVEVRQNRHVFCLNASIGAPADPFAPQGQNWGLTPLDPIKLKQDNYRHFITIVRRNMNACGALRIDHVMALLRLWWCPNNPDLGSGAYVYYPIETLLAIICLESQRAQCCVIGEDLGIVPPELSGYLTKAGIYSNQLFYFSKHPDRFLQPDEHKTHSLMMLANHDVPTLAAWWSASDLHLQRQLELLNSDEILGVALNQRERDKLQLISLFNQHDLLPANSSLSESNELNFEQVLHAWLRLIAKSHSVLLSVQLCDLVSERHSVNIPGTWKEYANWQRRLPYTLDEIALSPKVKLLLREIASERFVT, translated from the coding sequence ATGGGGCTTGATAAGTTACTGTATTTGCAAGGTGTTGGCGCTGAGTTTATCAATTGCCATGGGCAAGATGTCACTATTCCGGCCGAAGATAGGCAAGGTGTATTGGCCTGTATGCTTGATGCATTGGGTGAAATAGAGTCAACGTCTGAAGCAAAGGTCGATATAGAGAGGAGGGTATTGCAACTCGATGCAAAACCTTGGACTCAGTTGTTGCCTGGCTTTCAGCATACTGGGGTCGATAAGCCCCATCTTCACTTGTATTTACCTCGCTGCTATCAGAGCAGTATATGGATCAGGCTTCTCACCGAAACTGGTCAAGAGATTCATGCCGAACTTTTACCTGAGACCTTTGAAGTGATTGGAGATTATCACTTCGAAGAAACGACTTATTTAAACTATAGGGTCTCGTTGAATGCGCTGAGTTCAGAGTTCGCTATTGAGCTTGGTTATCATCAGATTGAAGTATCACTTTGTGATGGTTCTGTCACTGAAACTGGCATCATTTTAGTGGCTCCAGCTCAAGCCTTTCAGTTTGCTAGTAATGGTCAATTACAGTCTTCAAATGAAACAAACAAGCAAGACGCTCGTTATTTCAATCCTGGGGAAAATAAGCGTCCTTGGGGCATTAGTATTCAGCTTTACTCACTGCGCTCAGAAGAACAGTGGGGGATAGGTGATTTTGGCGATCTGTCCACGCTTATCGAAGTCATTGCGCTGCAAGGCGGTGATTTTATTCAACTTAACCCGCTACATGCTCTCAATCATCTTAACGCTGAATCTATCAGCCCTTATAGCCCAGATGACAGAAGACGCCTTAACCCCTTGTATATTGATATCGCCAGTGTAGATGAGTATCAACATCTGGAGACTCAACGACTCGCTGGAGTGGTTAATGATAGAAAAAAAGTATTGAATCGTGGCAATTGGCTTAATTACGAGCAAACCATTGAGCTTAAATATCATATTTTTCACCAGTTATATGATGAGTTTTGTACCCATGAGTTAATGATAAATAGCCCAAGGGCGCAGGAGTTCTTTCATTTTGTCGACTCCCAAGGCATTGATTTAGACTATTTCTCTGCTGAACTGGCCAGTCAGTCTCCAAAGGGGACCCCCCGCGATTCTAATTTCTATTGTTATCTGCAATTTGTTGCCGAAACACAGCTCGAAGCATGTCAGGCTAAAGCCAGAGCACTCGGCATGTCTATTGGTTTAATTCGTGATTTAGCCGTGGGCGCATCTCCTGACGGGGTAGAAGTCAGACAAAATAGACATGTGTTTTGCCTCAATGCGAGTATAGGTGCACCAGCAGATCCTTTTGCGCCACAAGGGCAAAACTGGGGTTTGACTCCTTTAGATCCCATTAAGCTTAAGCAAGATAACTATCGGCATTTTATTACGATAGTAAGGCGCAACATGAATGCTTGTGGGGCGCTCAGGATCGATCATGTGATGGCCTTATTAAGATTGTGGTGGTGCCCAAACAATCCTGACCTAGGTTCTGGTGCCTATGTGTATTATCCAATTGAAACCTTACTCGCAATCATCTGCCTTGAGAGTCAGCGTGCTCAGTGCTGCGTCATAGGTGAAGACTTAGGCATAGTGCCACCTGAGCTCAGTGGCTATTTGACTAAGGCTGGAATTTACTCAAATCAACTCTTCTACTTCAGCAAACACCCTGATCGTTTTCTACAGCCAGATGAACATAAAACCCATAGCTTAATGATGCTCGCCAATCACGATGTTCCGACACTTGCCGCCTGGTGGTCAGCGAGCGATCTACACCTGCAGCGTCAACTTGAGTTACTTAACAGCGATGAAATTTTAGGTGTAGCACTAAACCAGCGAGAGAGAGATAAATTACAACTTATCTCTCTGTTTAATCAACATGATCTGCTGCCTGCAAATAGCAGTTTAAGTGAGTCGAACGAACTCAATTTTGAACAGGTGCTACATGCCTGGCTTCGATTAATAGCCAAGAGTCACTCGGTGCTATTGAGTGTGCAACTGTGCGATCTTGTGAGTGAGCGTCATAGCGTCAATATTCCAGGAACATGGAAGGAATACGCAAATTGGCAACGGCGCTTGCCATACACCTTGGATGAGATCGCTCTGTCGCCAAAGGTGAAACTGTTACTTAGAGAGATTGCATCAGAAAGATTTGTAACCTAA
- the glgB gene encoding 1,4-alpha-glucan branching protein GlgB, which yields MMTQNVPHFHHGADVALLNGEYCDVFSLLGMHLVETPSDTPIKNTNGKQAKAKSVQVKKQLVVRCLLPGALSVEVLNLKDGRKLASLERVSETGLFAGVIGRRVKPFLYKLRVEYPLSVEEIIDPYQFPSLLNQDDVYLFGEGHLEQAYHLLGASWQQHQGVEGVNFCVWAPNAKRVSVVGDFNHWDGARHVMRQHLANGIWEIFIPHVNEQAHYKFELISEHCERIEKSDPYAKAMQAAPGNASLIPLKQEFNWQDQEWLAYREAQQWHHQAISTYEVHLASWRRQGDEGEFYLNYQELIEQLIPYVKEMGFTHLQLMPISEYPFDGSWGYQPVGLYAPTHRFGDALGLKAFVDACHRAGLAVILDWVAAHFPKDPHGLAQFDGTSLYEHQDPRRGEHPDWDTLIYNYGRGEVQSYLLSNACYWLDEFHFDGLRIDAVSSMLYLDYSREPGQWLPNAQGGRENLEAISFLQSLNQRLYQAFPGIVMIAEESTAWPGVTKRVDESGLGFGFKWNMGWMNDSLRYLGRDPIHRNHHHNELTFSLMYCFSEQFILSLSHDEVVHGKGSLLHKVPGDDWQKFASLRAYFGFMWGHPGKKLMFMGNEFGQRDEWSHERSLDWHLLQYAPHQGLQAWVKDLNHLYLSQPSLYSQDTQADKFQWLDCDNDQASVFSFVRYGESADEHLIFVVNMTPQVHHGFRIGLPLGTEYRELLNSDSEYYGGSGVGNTGVILAEELPYQNLAYSSQITVPPLGCLVLSSAQLTRDSDANSATRLAIGSAKTGEQDEAL from the coding sequence ATGATGACTCAAAATGTCCCTCACTTTCATCACGGCGCCGATGTTGCGCTGCTAAATGGTGAATATTGCGATGTGTTTTCCTTGTTAGGTATGCATCTAGTGGAAACCCCGAGTGATACGCCGATAAAAAACACTAATGGCAAGCAAGCCAAAGCTAAATCGGTTCAGGTTAAAAAGCAGTTGGTGGTCCGCTGTTTATTACCCGGAGCCCTCAGTGTCGAGGTGCTTAACCTTAAGGATGGACGTAAACTTGCCAGCCTAGAACGCGTCAGTGAGACCGGTCTGTTTGCTGGGGTGATTGGCAGAAGAGTGAAACCTTTTCTGTATAAGTTACGGGTCGAGTATCCCTTGAGCGTCGAAGAGATCATCGACCCCTATCAGTTTCCTAGCTTACTCAATCAAGATGACGTTTATCTGTTTGGTGAGGGGCACTTAGAGCAGGCGTATCATTTGTTGGGGGCGAGTTGGCAACAACATCAGGGCGTAGAGGGGGTGAATTTCTGTGTGTGGGCTCCAAATGCCAAGCGCGTGTCAGTGGTGGGAGACTTTAATCATTGGGACGGAGCTCGACATGTGATGCGCCAGCACTTAGCCAATGGTATATGGGAGATATTCATTCCCCATGTCAATGAGCAAGCGCATTATAAGTTTGAGTTGATATCTGAGCATTGTGAGCGCATAGAGAAATCAGATCCCTATGCTAAAGCCATGCAAGCCGCACCGGGCAATGCTTCCTTGATCCCCCTTAAGCAAGAGTTTAACTGGCAAGACCAAGAGTGGTTGGCGTATCGAGAGGCTCAGCAATGGCATCACCAAGCCATCTCCACCTATGAGGTTCATCTTGCTTCTTGGCGACGTCAAGGGGATGAGGGTGAGTTTTATCTGAATTATCAAGAACTCATAGAGCAGCTGATCCCCTATGTCAAAGAGATGGGCTTTACTCATCTGCAGCTAATGCCCATCAGTGAATATCCTTTCGATGGCTCTTGGGGCTATCAGCCAGTGGGTCTATACGCACCGACCCATAGATTCGGCGATGCATTAGGTTTAAAGGCCTTTGTCGATGCCTGTCATCGGGCGGGACTGGCCGTGATCTTGGACTGGGTGGCGGCACATTTTCCCAAAGATCCCCATGGCTTGGCGCAGTTTGATGGCACTAGCTTGTACGAACATCAAGACCCCAGACGGGGCGAGCATCCTGACTGGGATACCTTGATCTATAACTACGGCCGCGGCGAAGTACAAAGCTATCTGCTGAGTAATGCTTGCTATTGGCTCGATGAATTCCACTTCGATGGTCTGCGTATCGATGCCGTTTCCTCGATGTTATATCTAGATTACAGCCGCGAGCCCGGGCAGTGGCTGCCCAATGCTCAGGGAGGCCGTGAAAATCTGGAGGCGATTAGCTTCCTGCAGAGCCTTAACCAGCGTTTATATCAGGCATTTCCTGGGATCGTGATGATCGCCGAAGAATCTACGGCCTGGCCGGGGGTGACTAAGCGGGTCGATGAGTCCGGCTTAGGTTTTGGCTTCAAGTGGAATATGGGCTGGATGAACGACAGCCTGCGCTACCTAGGGCGAGATCCCATTCACAGGAACCATCATCATAACGAGCTGACTTTTAGCTTGATGTATTGTTTCAGCGAGCAATTTATCTTGTCTCTGAGTCACGATGAGGTGGTTCATGGCAAGGGGTCATTGCTGCACAAGGTGCCGGGTGATGATTGGCAGAAGTTTGCCAGCCTACGGGCATATTTTGGCTTCATGTGGGGACACCCAGGTAAGAAGCTGATGTTTATGGGCAATGAGTTCGGCCAAAGAGACGAGTGGAGCCACGAGCGGAGCCTAGATTGGCATCTGCTGCAGTATGCGCCCCATCAAGGGTTGCAGGCCTGGGTGAAAGATCTTAATCACCTGTATCTAAGCCAGCCTTCGCTTTACAGCCAAGATACTCAGGCTGATAAGTTTCAATGGCTCGATTGCGATAATGACCAGGCGAGTGTGTTTAGTTTTGTTCGTTATGGCGAGTCTGCTGACGAGCACCTGATATTTGTCGTCAATATGACGCCTCAGGTTCACCATGGTTTTCGTATCGGCTTGCCATTGGGCACCGAATACCGAGAGCTGCTCAATAGCGATAGTGAGTATTATGGTGGCAGTGGGGTGGGGAATACTGGGGTGATATTGGCCGAGGAGTTGCCATATCAAAACCTGGCTTATAGTAGTCAAATCACTGTGCCGCCTCTGGGGTGCTTAGTGTTATCGTCGGCTCAATTAACACGCGACTCAGACGCGAATTCAGCGACTCGCTTAGCCATAGGGTCAGCGAAGACTGGTGAGCAAGATGAAGCTCTCTAA